In Dermacentor variabilis isolate Ectoservices chromosome 7, ASM5094787v1, whole genome shotgun sequence, a genomic segment contains:
- the LOC142588504 gene encoding gem-associated protein 5-like encodes MDQAATTGTMLCMPPAPNWYKPFATGGCDSGFYCYAAKHTVVVLDARNGVPVLKEWLVVAAPSTEIVSSVMFCRSERADADEVPALLTVTSDGVVQVWDVKARAVKHTVSSHSSTCCADWRGTLSTSVVFSGKASTVLKWNLMTGAVAPASGRPQEKEITILRCHPTDPDVVAVGYYSGIIVVQGLKKGSNVIYKLKGHSLMVLSLSWNVIPGEDPSQYPLRLCSTALDRTLKVWDVAGETLLTSLRVPSSKKGKSSDIRDKWIAACWIPGGVERIVTSSITGDVCICDPNAAKGCTFMDHDADSGGHTASVYNVCIVGDTEKGTKMYVVSASEDRNIIFWDLVTKKSAYCISCAGGFIYSLAFSPFACATLAVGAGDGSVKIWRTDCVTNPYSAKVLTVGKKDRVRTVAWHPRKEAILALGTEEGKVCVADVNTRQVTVSKTFHKGTTYAICWADLILSEGASPETCVLSCDDSRVKIHRLSKLDKDAADIESILFSPTQNKTHAKRVCVAFNQDLGILTLSNSDGLVELFKNCGGPLLKKVALLEVQRKPADCLAWHPCKAPFSDCNSRLMYWLAVSSTDGKISVFDLSRLEKPNPSIYRVLQPTLQFSGQSSKVVSLAWSPFRENLLASASFDQTVQVWDVDKAQLVATYQGHTRRLFSVCWSPVDSDILFSGGEDNIVRCWKLSEQPVKPQKVSKAKADDKNRNNNIAKTEDQENNGAEVCVNGEIANGEHKIATETAGAQSQSTGTVPVKSSSKASSASGSKKKSKTMKSYFPCFSQHENLPKENRSDDAQYLADVLAKHKGDAIELDSEHSHLGMYTDASGALSVLDKEIRHHKQEHNLDYAFQMMMWKGDLATALREAAVERRLTDSLVAQAPSLSRSVWFEMCERYAAQLASEGDHHRAVLYYLACHKVEEALNLLCENSLHREALAIARAHLPDDDPQVEKIYASWAERAAGVGNFEQAAKCYLAIGHADKAVASLMNRRDPHSLRSAAYIARKSGLLAEMEIAFQSALQSSLTNNEWDQTICFVEKLEKSQAFLTFTHLHKALVEAIDEIGQEKGDAVETEDSTCKLLWSSRKKTATTFLSSILRAYESNGYNTLVSILGFTELSELLGYGEHASRIVLLHDTKEHILFHVAGCLAIALFSPDQWKLYFARALSTAYTYDRKLFADLCMLLFCGKVTDSTFTGEVNVDINPSHCLLFDKLDVATDFKAKGFDCPQSCQSLWSMFSTLVTDTNALVDPGRELLLLYLCDALVDVCDQLESTIARSSFVQGISSLMLSPTIACLEHFTNRLAIAEKNLLVWRSDVQMKRSSTTETSAAEDDLSKSLLEEEVELCKVRLEEFKVAAPDCVFPGQTQVLRRLVLFLDNTDDKSCTELKTRLEAWIQLVSDV; translated from the coding sequence ATGGATCAGGCTGCTACCACCGGGACAATGTTGTGCATGCCCCCAGCGCCGAACTGGTACAAACCCTTTGCAACAGGGGGCTGCGACTCCGGGTTCTACTGCTACGCGGCCAAACACACCGTTGTCGTGCTCGACGCCAGGAATGGCGTGCCCGTGTTGAAAGAATGGCTGGTGGTGGCGGCGCCAAGTACGGAAATAGTTTCTTCTGTCATGTTCTGTCGCAGCGAACGCGCCGACGCCGACGAGGTGCCCGCGTTGCTGACCGTCACCAGCGACGGCGTGGTACAAGTGTGGGATGTGAAAGCGCGAGCTGTTAAGCACACAGTGTCGTCGCACTCTTCGACATGCTGCGCCGACTGGAGAGGCACGCTGTCGACATCCGTGGTCTTCAGTGGCAAAGCCAGCACGGTACTCAAGTGGAACCTCATGACCGGAGCCGTCGCGCCAGCGAGCGGCAGACCGCAGGAGAAGGAGATAACAATTCTGCGCTGTCATCCGACCGATCCAGACGTCGTCGCAGTTGGTTACTACAGCGGCATTATCGTCGTACAAGGGCTTAAGAAGGGAAGCAATGTCATTTACAAGCTTAAGGGACACAGCCTTATGGTGCTATCGTTATCTTGGAACGTTATCCCTGGGGAGGACCCTTCGCAGTATCCGCTTCGCCTGTGTTCGACTGCGCTCGATCGCACTTTGAAGGTATGGGACGTGGCTGGAGAAACACTTCTGACATCGCTCAGAGTTCCGTCATCCAAAAAGGGCAAAAGTTCAGACATTCGGGACAAATGGATAGCCGCCTGCTGGATTCCGGGAGGCGTGGAGAGGATTGTTACCTCGTCGATCACTGGAGATGTGTGTATTTGTGATCCTAATGCAGCGAAAGGATGTACGTTTATGGACCATGATGCGGACTCCGGCGGGCACACTGCATCAGTTTACAATGTGTGCATCGTTGGAGACACCGAGAAAGGAACAAAGATGTACGTTGTTTCCGCATCGGAAGATCGAAACATCATCTTTTGGGACCTTGTGACCAAGAAGTCCGCGTACTGCATTTCATGCGCCGGAGGGTTTATCTACTCCCTCGCATTTTCGCCTTTCGCCTGCGCCACACTTGCTGTTGGTGCAGGCGATGGAAGCGTCAAGATTTGGCGGACCGACTGTGTCACAAACCCCTACAGTGCCAAGGTGCTTACTGTTGGAAAGAAAGACAGGGTCCGCACAGTTGCTTGGCACCCCAGAAAGGAAGCTATTCTGGCACTGGGTACCGAAGAAGGTAAAGTCTGTGTGGCAGATGTCAATACACGGCAGGTCACTGTGTCCAAAACCTTTCACAAGGGGACAACTTACGCCATTTGCTGGGCGGACCTCATTCTCAGTGAAGGAGCATCTCCTGAGACATGTGTGCTCTCATGTGATGATAGCAGGGTGAAAATTCACAGGCTCTCCAAGCTTGACAAGGATGCTGCAGATATTGAGAGCATTTTATTTAGCCCCACCCAAAATAAGACACATGCCAAACGTGTCTGTGTAGCTTTCAACCAGGACCTTGGCATCTTGACACTTTCCAATTCCGATGGCCTCGTAGAGCTCTTCAAGAATTGTGGAGGCCCGCTGTTAAAGAAGGTTGCTCTCCTTGAAGTACAAAGAAAGCCTGCGGATTGTCTGGCATGGCATCCTTGTAAGGCACCATTTTCTGACTGCAACAGCCGCTTGATGTACTGGCTTGCTGTTTCGTCCACTGATGGCAAAATATCCGTCTTTGACTTGAGCCGACTCGAGAAACCTAACCCCAGTATCTACCGAGTTCTTCAGCCAACCCTGCAGTTTTCGGGGCAGAGTAGCAAAGTTGTGTCACTTGCATGGAGCCCTTTTCGAGAAAATCTGCTGGCGTCTGCTTCATTCGACCAAACGGTCCAGGTTTGGGATGTTGACAAAGCACAACTTGTTGCAACGTATCAAGGTCACACGAGGCGTTTGTTCAGTGTTTGCTGGAGCCCTGTTGACTCGGACATTCTTTTCAGTGGAGGGGAAGACAACATCGTCAGGTGTTGGAAACTCTCCGAACAGCCTGTCAAGCCTCAGAAAGTTTCGAAAGCCAAGGCAGATGACAAAAACAGGAACAACAACATTGCCAAAACTGAAGACCAAGAGAACAATGGTGCTGAAGTGTGTGTCAATGGTGAAATTGCTAACGGCGAACACAAAATTGCTACGGAGACAGCTGGTGCACAGAGCCAGAGCACTGGCACGGTGCCTGTGAAATCTTCAAGCAAGGCTTCGTCAGCAAGCGGATCAAAAAAGAAGTCAAAGACCATGAAGTCCTACTTCCCATGCTTTTCTCAGCATGAGAACCTACCCAAAGAGAACCGGTCAGATGATGCGCAGTACCTAGCTGACGTATTGGCAAAGCATAAAGGAGATGCCATTGAACTTGATTCTGAGCACAGTCACCTTGGCATGTACACTGATGCCTCTGGTGCACTGTCAGTTCTGGACAAGGAGATTCGACACCACAAGCAGGAACACAACCTCGACTACGCATTTCAGATGATGATGTGGAAGGGGGACCTCGCTACAGCCCTTCGAGAGGCAGCAGTGGAGCGGCGCCTCACCGACAGCCTGGTAGCCCAAGCACCGTCGCTGTCTAGAAGTGTGTGGTTTGAAATGTGCGAGCGGTACGCTGCCCAGCTAGCAAGTGAAGGAGACCACCACCGTGCTGTGCTTTACTACTTGGCCTGTCACAAGGTGGAAGAAGCATTGAACCTCCTTTGCGAAAACAGCctgcaccgtgaagccctcgcTATTGCTAGGGCACACCTTCCAGACGATGATCCTCAAGTTGAAAAGATATATGCATCGTGGGCTGAGAGAGCGGCAGGAGTTGGCAACTTCGAGCAGGCTGCCAAGTGTTACCTTGCCATCGGGCATGCTGACAAAGCAGTTGCTTCGCTGATGAACCGAAGAGACCCACACTCACTCAGATCAGCTGCTTACATAGCAAGAAAGAGTGGTCTGTTGGCAGAGATGGAAATTGCTTTTCAGTCAGCGCTGCAGTCCTCATTGACCAACAACGAATGGGATCAAACAATTTGTTTCGTTGAGAAGCTCGAAAAGAGCCAGGCATTCCTAACTTTCACTCACCTGCATAAAGCTCTTGTTGAAGCCATTGatgaaattggtcaagaaaaggGGGATGCTGTTGAGACTGAAGACAGCACTTGCAAGTTATTGTGGAGCAGCCGTAAGAAAACTGCTACCACTTTCCTGTCCTCCATACTGAGAGCCTATGAAAGCAATGGCTACAACACCTTAGTTAGCATACTTGGTTTTACAGAGCTAAGTGAGCTGCTTGGTTATGGAGAGCATGCTTCAAGAATAGTACTCTTGCATGACACGAAGGAGCACATACTGTTTCATGTGGCTGGCTGTCTGGCCATTGCACTGTTCAGCCCGGACCAGTGGAAGCTTTACTTTGCAAGGGCACTGTCGACCGCCTACACATATGATCGCAAGCTGTTTGCTGACCTGTGCATGCTCCTCTTTTGTGGAAAAGTGACCGACAGTACCTTCACAGGAGAAGTAAATGTGGACATTAATCCTAGTCACTGTCTGCTTTTCGACAAGCTGGATGTAGCTACTGATTTCAAAGCTAAGGGTTTTGATTGTCCACAGTCATGCCAAAGCCTTTGGTCTATGTTCAGCACATTGGTGACCGACACCAATGCACTTGTAGATCCAGGCAGGGAGCTGTTGTTGCTCTATCTTTGTGATGCACTCGTAGATGTATGTGATCAGTTAGAATCAACGATTGCACGCAGCTCTTTTGTACAGGGTATTTCCTCATTGATGCTTTCACCTACCATTGCCTGCTTGGAACACTTCACCAATAGACTTGCCATAGCCGAGAAGAATTTGCTTGTTTGGAGATCAGACGTGCAAATGAAGAGGTCCTCTACGACAGAGACAAGTGCAGCTGAAGATGACTTGTCAAAATCACTGTTGGAAGAAGAAGTTGAGTTGTGCAAAGTTCGCCTAGAGGAATTCAAAGTGGCTGCTCCGGATTGTGTATTTCCAGGACAGACGCAAGTGCTCAGGCGTCTTGTGCTTTTTCTTGATAACACTGATGACAAGAGTTGCACTGAACTAAAGACTAGGCTTGAGGCTTGGATACAACTCGTTTCAGATGTATAA